In a genomic window of Myotis daubentonii chromosome X, mMyoDau2.1, whole genome shotgun sequence:
- the LOC132224803 gene encoding melanoma-associated antigen 10-like, protein SSSSSSSSSSSSSSSSSSSSSSSPHSCNPQTTGIMKVHDAAARAPCPLQLLQRAYFSPTVMAVTPSIKSYQGSSSQEKKGPSTSQALLDTGSLLRDAIEDKVADLVGFLLLKYKTKEPITKAEVLSSVIKEYKDHFPKIFDQVSECMQLVFGIDVKEVDPTNHTYVLVNTLGLTCKGMLNDEQSVPKTGLLINILGVIFMNGNCAPEAVIWKMLSVMGVYDGREHFIYGEPRELLTRVWVQEQYLEYRQVPRSDPAQYEFLWGPRAHAETTKLKVLEFLTQINDIIPMAFPHCYEEALKDEEERSQGRFIVSENGAARTRVWAYSRATSISFSYPK, encoded by the coding sequence tcctcttcatcttcctcctcctcttcatcttcctcctcttcctcctcctcctcttcctcctcttcttccccccatTCCTGCAATCCTCAGACAACAGGAATCATGAAGGTACATGATGCTGCTGCTAGGGCACCATGTCCCCTCCAGCTTCTTCAGAGAGCCTACTTCTCTCCCACTGTCATGGCAGTCACTCCATCAATCAAATCATATCAGGGTTCCAGTAGCCAGGAAAAGAAGGGGCCAAGCACTTCGCAGGCTCTGCTAGACACTGGGTCTTTGCTTAGAGATGCCATAGAAGATAAGGTGGCTGATCTGGTGGGGTTCCTGCTcctcaaatataaaacaaaggaaCCAATCACAAAAGCGGAAGTGTTAAGTAGTGTCATCAAAGAGTACAAGGATCACTTCCCTAAGATCTTTGACCAAGTATCAGAGTGCATGCAGCTGGTCTTTGGCATTGATGTGAAGGAAGTGGATCCTACCAACCACACCTATGTCCTGGTCAACACCTTGGGCCTCACCTGCAAAGGGATGTTGAATGATGAGCAGAGCGTGCCCAAGACTGGCCTCTTGATAAATATTCTGGGTGTTATCTTCATGAATGGCAACTGTGCTCCTGAGGCGGTCATCTGGAAAATGCTGAGTGTTATGGGGGTGTATGATGGGAGGGAGCACTTCATctatggggagcccagggagctcctCACCAGAGTTTGGGTGCAGGAACAGTACTTGGAGTACCGGCAGGTCCCCAGAAGTGATCCTGCACAGTATGAGTTCCTGTGGGGTCCCAGGGCCCATGCTGAAACCACCAAGTTGAAAGTCTTGGAGTTTTTGACCCAGATCAATGATATTATCCCCATGGCCTTCCCTCACTGCTATGAAGAGGCTTTGAAAGATGAGGAAGAGAGATCCCAGGGCAGATTTATTGTCAGTGAGAATGGGGCAGCTAGGACCAGGGTCTGGGCCTATTCTAGAGCCACATCCATCAGCTTCTCTTACCCTAAGTGA